In one Candidatus Nomurabacteria bacterium genomic region, the following are encoded:
- a CDS encoding M1 family metallopeptidase → MTSVPKLIDYFTPEHYDLKIDLNESEHTYSGTVSVRGRANISGQPVKLHAKHLTITKATIDGQSVEFVPGELDELALGSNISVGEHTATVEFNAKITDQMHGIYPCYFEHDGVKKELIATQFESHYAREAFPCIDEPGAKARFDVHLSTTPNQTVLSNMPIDEQSVVDGKLVTHFQTTPRMSTYLVAFVVGELHRKTSRTNSGVEVNVWATPAQTAESLDFALETAVKVIEFYDDYFGTSYPLPKSDHVALPDFTVGAMENWGLITYREVALLADPKIVSVSGRHYIATVIAHELAHQWFGNLVTMSWWNDLWLNESFATLMEYISIDAIHPEWNIWQSFITNESIAALRRDCIDGVQSVQVDVNHPDEISTLFDGAIVYAKGCRLLRMIQYYIGNESFKAGLKHYFAEHAYKNTVGNDLWVELSDASGKDIAAIMNTWISQSGYPVVNVTREGDNVTLSQQQFFVGPHEASEKLWPIPLESSSDIVPKLLNSKSVSFTSNEPLQLNEADSAHFITHYDDTSRQHLISRIQDGSLDAVGRTQLLDEATLLARGGIMSSEQLLPLLQSYKDEELESVWSIISLAVGELRKFVEDAPAAEEKLRQLAANLASKQYERLGWNVISGESEEDTKLRAIVVGQTLYGEVPEALMMSQELYDRHKTEDLDPELRPLILGTVARYGDASIVDEMINAYKSTSSAELRQDICMGVTSTRLPDKITELLNLLKDPSVIRPQDSYRWFVYLVRGRYSRDLSWQWLRDNWDWVERSFAGDKSYEDFVRFASSALCTRQQLEEFKAFFEPKLSIPALSRAISVGISEIEGRVELIERDKDAVVAALLAIEN, encoded by the coding sequence ATGACTAGCGTACCCAAACTAATTGACTACTTCACACCAGAGCATTACGACCTAAAAATCGACTTAAACGAGTCAGAACACACATATAGCGGAACAGTCTCTGTCCGCGGGCGAGCAAACATCAGCGGCCAGCCAGTCAAGCTACACGCAAAACATCTAACAATCACTAAGGCGACAATCGACGGCCAATCTGTAGAATTCGTGCCTGGAGAGCTAGATGAACTGGCGCTCGGTAGCAACATCTCAGTCGGAGAACATACGGCGACAGTAGAATTCAACGCCAAAATTACTGATCAAATGCATGGAATTTACCCCTGTTATTTTGAGCATGATGGGGTTAAAAAAGAACTCATAGCAACACAATTCGAATCTCACTACGCACGCGAAGCATTCCCCTGTATAGATGAGCCGGGCGCTAAGGCGCGCTTTGACGTACACTTATCGACCACTCCAAACCAGACCGTGCTGTCGAACATGCCTATCGATGAGCAGTCCGTAGTAGACGGTAAGCTCGTTACGCACTTCCAAACAACTCCACGCATGAGCACATATCTAGTCGCATTTGTCGTCGGTGAGCTACACCGCAAAACTTCTCGAACCAATAGCGGTGTCGAGGTCAACGTGTGGGCAACGCCAGCTCAAACTGCCGAAAGTCTCGATTTCGCTCTTGAAACAGCCGTTAAAGTTATTGAATTTTATGATGATTATTTTGGCACATCTTATCCATTACCAAAAAGTGACCACGTCGCACTGCCAGACTTTACTGTGGGCGCCATGGAAAACTGGGGACTTATCACCTACCGCGAGGTCGCACTACTCGCAGATCCAAAAATCGTCAGCGTTAGTGGTCGACATTACATAGCGACAGTCATTGCCCACGAATTAGCTCACCAATGGTTTGGTAATCTCGTCACGATGAGCTGGTGGAATGACCTATGGCTCAACGAAAGCTTTGCTACACTCATGGAATACATTTCCATTGACGCCATTCATCCCGAATGGAACATATGGCAAAGCTTCATTACAAACGAATCTATCGCCGCTCTTCGAAGAGACTGTATAGACGGCGTCCAATCCGTCCAAGTCGACGTTAATCATCCAGACGAAATTAGCACCCTCTTTGACGGCGCCATCGTATACGCAAAAGGTTGCCGCCTTCTTCGTATGATTCAGTATTATATCGGTAATGAATCGTTCAAAGCTGGCTTAAAGCATTATTTCGCAGAACATGCGTACAAAAATACTGTCGGCAATGACCTGTGGGTCGAGCTTAGCGACGCAAGTGGAAAAGACATCGCCGCTATCATGAACACATGGATTTCACAATCAGGCTATCCGGTCGTAAACGTTACCCGTGAAGGAGACAATGTTACGTTGTCACAACAACAATTCTTTGTTGGACCTCACGAGGCATCTGAAAAACTTTGGCCAATCCCCCTTGAATCAAGCTCGGATATCGTACCTAAATTGCTCAATTCTAAATCTGTCAGCTTTACATCAAACGAACCTCTTCAGCTCAACGAAGCAGATAGTGCGCATTTCATAACTCACTATGATGACACATCACGCCAGCACCTAATCAGCCGAATACAAGATGGCTCACTCGATGCGGTCGGCCGAACTCAGCTGCTCGACGAAGCAACCTTACTTGCCCGAGGCGGTATCATGTCTAGCGAGCAACTGCTTCCGCTGTTGCAATCTTACAAGGATGAAGAGCTTGAATCAGTCTGGAGTATCATTTCTTTGGCAGTCGGGGAATTACGTAAATTCGTAGAGGATGCCCCAGCTGCAGAAGAAAAGCTGCGACAACTAGCTGCAAATCTCGCATCAAAACAATATGAACGACTCGGCTGGAACGTCATTAGCGGCGAATCGGAAGAAGACACGAAGCTCCGCGCAATCGTCGTAGGGCAAACTCTGTATGGCGAAGTACCCGAAGCTCTCATGATGTCTCAAGAGCTGTACGATCGACATAAAACTGAGGACTTAGACCCAGAACTGCGGCCACTCATCCTTGGAACCGTTGCCCGTTACGGTGACGCTAGCATCGTTGACGAGATGATAAATGCCTACAAGTCTACAAGCTCTGCGGAACTGCGCCAAGACATCTGCATGGGCGTTACTAGTACTCGCTTACCGGATAAAATTACAGAATTACTAAACCTACTCAAAGATCCAAGTGTCATCCGTCCGCAAGACTCTTATCGATGGTTTGTATACCTTGTGCGTGGTCGATACAGTCGTGATCTTTCATGGCAGTGGCTACGCGACAACTGGGACTGGGTGGAGCGATCGTTTGCCGGCGACAAAAGTTACGAAGATTTTGTCCGCTTCGCATCAAGTGCGCTCTGCACTCGCCAACAGCTCGAAGAATTCAAGGCGTTCTTTGAGCCAAAACTTAGCATTCCTGCCCTCAGTCGTGCAATTTCAGTTGGCATCAGTGAGATAGAGGGTCGCGTAGAGCTCATAGAACGCGACAAAGATGCGGTTGTAGCTGCATTACTTGCAATTGAAAATTAG
- a CDS encoding ABC transporter ATP-binding protein, with protein MTDIKSTDTPALKISHLTKLYDDDHGIKDISLTVNQGEVFGFLGPNGAGKSTTINTILDALRPDSGSIEILGLNHQKRVRRVHKHIGYLSGDMETDPTLTGRQYLSFVSHLYGNVEQKTITGLAKRLKADLSVKIKHLSRGNRQKIGLIAALMHDPDVLILDEPTSGLDPLIQTEFNAIIKEHKERGKTTFMSSHVLSEVQETCDRVGFIREGKLVHVGSLRTLLEKTPRRVEVRLRNELSGKQLKQLDGVRSLKHTDGLTSFTFAGDINRLLRIFAAHPVDSLTISEPDLEELFMGYYRGENKHV; from the coding sequence ATGACCGATATCAAAAGCACGGATACTCCTGCGCTCAAAATTTCACACCTTACTAAGCTCTATGATGACGACCATGGCATTAAAGACATAAGTCTCACTGTAAACCAGGGCGAAGTTTTCGGTTTTTTGGGCCCAAATGGAGCTGGAAAATCAACAACTATTAACACTATTCTCGATGCGCTCCGTCCAGACAGCGGAAGTATCGAAATCCTTGGCCTTAATCATCAAAAACGCGTTCGTAGAGTCCATAAGCACATAGGTTATTTATCCGGAGACATGGAAACCGACCCTACTTTGACTGGTCGTCAGTACCTATCTTTCGTTTCTCATCTGTATGGTAACGTTGAGCAAAAAACAATCACCGGTCTGGCAAAACGTCTCAAAGCCGACCTTTCTGTTAAGATTAAACACCTATCACGCGGTAATCGACAAAAGATTGGCCTCATAGCTGCTCTCATGCACGACCCAGACGTCTTAATTCTCGACGAACCAACCAGTGGTCTTGATCCGCTTATTCAAACAGAATTCAATGCCATAATAAAAGAACACAAAGAGCGCGGCAAAACGACCTTCATGTCGTCACATGTACTTAGCGAAGTTCAGGAAACCTGCGATCGTGTCGGTTTCATACGAGAAGGTAAACTCGTGCATGTCGGCTCGCTGCGTACACTACTTGAAAAAACACCACGACGAGTAGAAGTCCGTTTACGTAACGAACTGTCTGGTAAACAATTGAAGCAACTTGATGGAGTGAGAAGCCTAAAACACACTGACGGCCTGACCAGTTTTACGTTTGCAGGCGATATCAATCGACTTCTGCGCATATTCGCCGCCCACCCTGTCGACTCGCTCACTATCAGCGAACCGGACTTAGAAGAGTTATTTATGGGCTATTACCGAGGAGAAAATAAACATGTTTAG
- a CDS encoding ribonuclease HII, whose translation MTYNSSMILGIDEVGRGPWAGPLVVGAVVLGGSTIEGLTDSKKLTKKRREELDELIRQQSAGYGLGWVHADEIDEIGLGEALRLATRRAVEQVKTPYHEIIIDGTINLLANTTKGEYVTTLPKADLLVPSVSAASIIAKVARDNYMAEQDSMYEGYKFSSHVGYGTAAHRAAIEKNGVTPLHRLSFAPLAKYRKEPGQVRAADDSTHKQSRQPASTTKTVGDAAEDEVANYLQRQGHEIIERNWKTKYCEIDIVSLKDETVYFTEVKYRKHQDQGGGFAAITKKKQNQMNYAAKFYTQVKKLVNTDLLLAAASVTGEYPAVEEWIVLD comes from the coding sequence ATGACGTACAATAGTTCTATGATTCTTGGTATTGATGAAGTCGGAAGGGGGCCGTGGGCTGGGCCACTAGTCGTAGGAGCGGTCGTACTAGGGGGTTCTACTATCGAAGGTCTTACAGACAGTAAGAAATTGACAAAGAAGCGAAGAGAAGAGCTAGATGAGCTTATACGACAACAGTCTGCAGGTTATGGCCTAGGCTGGGTTCATGCAGACGAGATTGACGAAATAGGGCTTGGAGAAGCGCTACGGCTTGCGACGAGGCGGGCAGTCGAGCAGGTGAAGACGCCGTATCACGAAATCATCATCGACGGTACGATTAATTTGCTGGCCAATACAACAAAAGGTGAATATGTGACAACGTTGCCAAAAGCCGATCTGTTGGTACCAAGTGTCAGTGCAGCATCAATTATAGCCAAGGTCGCACGCGACAATTATATGGCAGAACAAGACTCGATGTATGAAGGCTATAAATTTTCATCGCACGTTGGTTATGGTACGGCTGCTCATCGCGCTGCTATAGAAAAGAATGGTGTCACGCCGCTTCATCGGCTGTCGTTTGCTCCGTTGGCGAAATACAGAAAAGAACCTGGTCAGGTTCGGGCTGCAGATGATTCGACACACAAACAGTCCCGCCAGCCTGCATCGACGACAAAGACCGTAGGAGATGCTGCCGAAGATGAAGTGGCGAATTATTTGCAGCGGCAGGGCCATGAAATAATTGAGCGAAATTGGAAGACGAAGTACTGTGAAATCGACATTGTTTCGCTGAAGGATGAGACGGTATACTTTACGGAAGTGAAATATCGCAAGCATCAAGATCAAGGCGGAGGGTTCGCTGCTATAACAAAGAAGAAACAAAATCAGATGAACTATGCTGCAAAGTTTTATACCCAGGTAAAGAAACTGGTGAATACCGACCTGCTTCTTGCAGCTGCTTCGGTCACGGGCGAATATCCTGCGGTCGAGGAATGGATCGTACTAGATTAG
- the nusA gene encoding transcription termination/antitermination protein NusA yields the protein MEDLNIKQLTLAVRTIAEEKNLPEETVMSVIEQAIAAAWRRDNGERDQEVRAVLNVNDGTAKVFVAREVVEIVGSDAVEISLEDAKKVKKDAEIGDVIEEEHEVESFGRVAAQTAKQVVLQRLREAEREVVLAEYEDKIGTVVTGTVQRVEPRVIRVELGKAAGIIPQSEQIQGEYYSVGSRIKVFIKDIERDNRGPQLILSRGNESFVEYLFRQEVPEMETGAVEIKTIAREAGRRTKLAVASTVPGVDPVGTFVGGHGTRVQAVMNEIGDQEKIDIITYDENPEQFIRNALSPAEVAKVEIDEAAKNAKVYVAEDQQSIAIGRGGQNVRLASRLTGYELDIETAQPEKKVEPVKPKKNIEDSLFSAIEEAGDEVKESEEKSEE from the coding sequence ATGGAAGACTTAAACATTAAACAACTTACACTGGCCGTCCGTACGATTGCTGAGGAAAAGAACCTACCCGAAGAGACTGTCATGAGCGTTATTGAGCAGGCGATTGCCGCCGCTTGGCGCCGAGACAACGGAGAGCGCGATCAAGAAGTGCGCGCAGTACTTAACGTTAATGACGGCACTGCAAAAGTATTCGTAGCTCGTGAAGTAGTAGAGATCGTCGGAAGCGACGCTGTCGAAATCAGCCTAGAAGACGCGAAGAAAGTAAAGAAAGACGCTGAGATTGGTGATGTAATTGAAGAAGAGCACGAAGTCGAGTCATTTGGCCGCGTGGCAGCTCAGACCGCCAAGCAAGTCGTGTTGCAGCGTCTTCGTGAAGCAGAGCGTGAAGTCGTACTAGCTGAATACGAAGACAAAATCGGTACCGTTGTTACCGGTACTGTGCAGCGTGTAGAACCACGTGTGATTCGCGTAGAATTAGGTAAAGCTGCAGGTATCATTCCTCAGAGTGAACAGATTCAGGGCGAGTACTACAGTGTCGGTTCTCGCATAAAGGTATTTATAAAGGACATCGAGCGCGATAATCGTGGTCCTCAATTGATTTTGAGCCGCGGTAACGAATCCTTTGTCGAATACTTGTTCCGTCAGGAAGTTCCTGAGATGGAAACTGGCGCCGTTGAGATTAAGACCATCGCTCGTGAGGCTGGTCGTCGTACGAAATTGGCGGTTGCTAGCACTGTACCTGGCGTGGATCCTGTCGGTACGTTTGTTGGCGGTCACGGTACTCGCGTGCAGGCTGTTATGAACGAAATCGGCGATCAGGAAAAAATCGACATCATCACATATGATGAGAATCCCGAACAATTTATTCGCAATGCGCTGAGCCCAGCAGAAGTTGCAAAAGTTGAAATTGACGAAGCGGCTAAAAACGCAAAGGTTTACGTAGCTGAAGATCAGCAATCAATTGCAATTGGGCGCGGCGGTCAGAATGTTCGCTTGGCGTCACGCTTAACTGGTTACGAACTCGACATTGAGACTGCGCAACCAGAAAAGAAGGTAGAGCCAGTCAAACCAAAGAAAAACATCGAAGACAGTCTGTTTAGCGCTATCGAAGAAGCTGGTGACGAAGTTAAAGAAAGCGAAGAGAAGAGCGAAGAATAG
- a CDS encoding HIT domain-containing protein has translation MPEKKPDCAFCQPDDSMKNLIVNRGDGFISFFSKPRFRRNHLLVVPDEHYTVASKMGAALLGRIVYEAESLADVVDFGYGSVVTQKSQPLQKENGIKMDHVHFHVWPRTKQDEKNGVVIPAPQSFDDFFIPSNEAEMKELDDDIQRNKREFEMLFLRKKGMPWHDIWALLENNRDGQPS, from the coding sequence ATGCCCGAAAAGAAACCAGACTGTGCATTTTGTCAGCCGGACGACTCCATGAAAAACCTTATAGTAAACAGAGGGGATGGTTTTATATCATTTTTTTCTAAACCAAGGTTCCGACGCAATCATCTACTAGTCGTCCCTGATGAGCACTATACTGTCGCCAGCAAGATGGGCGCAGCTTTATTGGGTCGAATCGTTTACGAAGCAGAGTCTCTCGCCGATGTCGTGGATTTTGGGTACGGCTCTGTCGTCACGCAAAAGTCACAACCACTTCAAAAGGAAAACGGAATCAAAATGGATCACGTGCATTTTCACGTATGGCCGCGTACTAAACAAGACGAAAAAAACGGCGTCGTCATACCTGCGCCGCAATCGTTTGACGACTTTTTTATCCCTTCAAACGAAGCAGAAATGAAAGAGCTAGATGACGACATCCAGCGCAATAAACGTGAATTCGAGATGTTGTTTCTACGAAAAAAAGGCATGCCATGGCATGACATTTGGGCACTATTAGAAAATAACAGGGATGGCCAGCCGTCATAA
- a CDS encoding DUF21 domain-containing protein has protein sequence MSILLTIIIVVLLIGLSALCSGLNIALMSLDLGDLHRKAKLGNTKAKRVYPFRKNTHLTLAAILLSNVAAVSATSLFLESFLYGLLAGFITTVLIVVFGEILPQALFSRDALRYMSFLVPVIKLMIFITYPISKPLQLLLDYLFSEQRTQLHTRQELGVLISEHIGHRESELDNDEVEIIRGALQLSEKRVSDIMLHINHVFWLEPGTHLTAEKIDEIKAVGRSRIPIFNQKLTHCYGVLLMKDLVDIDFDDTDYTVDDLPLYPVQMVGSRTALDTMLRRFISTSSHLIPIEKDDYIVGIVTIEDLIEEIVGHEIEDETDKRQIQAIGNG, from the coding sequence GTGAGTATATTACTTACTATTATCATCGTCGTCCTGCTGATTGGATTGTCTGCCCTCTGTTCGGGTTTGAATATTGCTCTCATGTCACTCGATTTAGGCGACCTCCATCGCAAAGCAAAACTTGGGAATACTAAAGCTAAACGTGTTTATCCGTTTAGAAAAAATACCCACCTCACACTAGCCGCAATTCTCCTAAGCAACGTGGCCGCAGTGTCTGCGACATCATTATTTTTAGAAAGCTTTTTATACGGCTTGCTTGCTGGCTTTATTACGACTGTCTTGATCGTCGTTTTCGGAGAAATACTTCCTCAGGCATTATTTAGCCGAGATGCACTTCGTTACATGTCTTTCTTAGTCCCTGTTATTAAACTGATGATCTTCATAACCTACCCCATATCTAAGCCTCTTCAGCTTTTACTAGACTACTTATTCAGCGAACAGCGCACTCAGCTACACACCAGACAAGAACTCGGCGTGCTCATTAGTGAGCATATTGGTCATAGAGAAAGCGAACTTGATAACGATGAAGTTGAAATCATCCGTGGAGCGTTGCAACTTAGTGAAAAACGAGTAAGCGATATAATGCTGCACATTAATCATGTTTTCTGGCTAGAACCCGGTACGCACTTAACTGCAGAAAAGATAGACGAAATCAAAGCAGTTGGTCGCAGTCGCATACCTATCTTTAATCAGAAGCTTACGCACTGCTATGGTGTACTTCTTATGAAAGATCTAGTTGATATCGACTTTGATGACACAGACTATACCGTAGACGATCTTCCTCTTTATCCAGTCCAGATGGTTGGGAGTCGCACCGCACTCGACACAATGCTTCGTAGGTTTATTTCGACCAGCTCTCACTTGATTCCAATTGAAAAAGACGATTACATCGTAGGTATCGTCACTATTGAGGATCTGATTGAAGAAATCGTTGGGCATGAAATTGAAGACGAGACAGACAAACGTCAAATTCAAGCCATCGGCAATGGCTGA
- a CDS encoding ABC transporter permease subunit: protein MFRSVLLKTIFNLRWQLLGWMLSITFVAFLTMVLFNSFNQQGIESIVNSVPDSLKSLVGDVADFKTIPGYVGQQIFGPNVVILTIAMSIIVFIGISASEEDSRRLQSLLSLPVTRTSVYFQKWLALVFFIAVVCSGIVAGVYLALPIIDKSVDFPRIMQSAFDAWLMNVAYGLVAFSVAMAFGKKGLTVAVASGYAALSFIISSLAPAVKELQAPDKLSIFHYYNNPQIMQHGLNTHHVYILVGVIVVLTIVGWLGFIRRDIQT from the coding sequence ATGTTTAGGTCAGTATTACTGAAAACGATATTTAACCTACGTTGGCAGCTTCTTGGCTGGATGCTTAGCATCACTTTTGTCGCGTTTCTAACCATGGTTCTCTTTAACTCATTCAACCAACAAGGTATCGAAAGCATCGTTAATTCAGTCCCAGACTCACTCAAATCACTTGTTGGAGACGTTGCTGACTTTAAAACAATTCCAGGCTATGTCGGTCAGCAAATCTTTGGACCCAATGTCGTGATACTGACAATCGCCATGTCTATCATAGTTTTTATAGGTATCAGCGCCAGCGAAGAAGACTCCCGACGCCTGCAGTCGCTACTGAGTCTACCCGTTACACGTACCTCGGTATATTTCCAAAAATGGCTCGCGCTCGTATTTTTTATAGCAGTCGTATGCTCTGGTATCGTTGCCGGAGTCTACCTAGCGCTGCCTATCATTGATAAGTCTGTCGATTTTCCTCGTATTATGCAGTCGGCATTTGATGCATGGCTTATGAACGTCGCGTACGGCCTTGTCGCATTTAGTGTAGCCATGGCGTTCGGCAAAAAAGGTCTCACGGTCGCAGTCGCTAGTGGCTATGCAGCGCTCAGCTTTATCATTTCGTCGCTTGCGCCGGCAGTTAAAGAACTGCAGGCACCAGATAAGCTATCTATCTTTCATTACTACAATAACCCGCAAATCATGCAACACGGCCTGAACACACATCACGTATATATACTTGTCGGTGTCATAGTCGTGCTGACAATAGTAGGTTGGCTTGGCTTCATCCGTCGCGACATACAAACATAG
- a CDS encoding HNH endonuclease, producing the protein MISRTLRRRRIGAAIAMLILAVVTMVQNDDMWQMQSLSAPSPKTSDSVSGDAANLLTTIPIKGRAPKTGYSRMQYGDGWATTDGCDTRNIILHRDLQKPVVGDNCNVLSGTLDDPYTGKTIVFKRGADSSADVQIDHVVALGDTWQKGAQQLSKDERLRLANDPLELLAVDGPANQQKSDADAATWLPSNKPFRCQYVARQIAVKAKYHLWMTQAEHDAIAGILSRCPGQPLPMA; encoded by the coding sequence ATGATTTCGAGGACACTGCGACGCCGACGGATAGGCGCCGCCATTGCTATGCTTATACTCGCCGTCGTGACAATGGTACAAAATGATGACATGTGGCAGATGCAGTCTTTGTCGGCTCCATCTCCGAAAACGTCAGATTCAGTGTCTGGTGACGCGGCTAATTTGCTTACGACGATTCCTATAAAGGGACGTGCACCTAAGACTGGTTATTCACGAATGCAGTACGGAGATGGCTGGGCAACAACAGATGGTTGCGATACGCGAAACATTATATTGCACCGTGATTTACAGAAACCGGTTGTCGGCGATAACTGCAATGTTTTAAGCGGGACGCTAGACGATCCTTACACTGGTAAGACAATTGTGTTTAAACGCGGCGCAGATTCGAGCGCAGATGTTCAAATTGATCATGTGGTGGCGCTTGGCGACACGTGGCAAAAGGGCGCTCAGCAACTTAGCAAAGATGAGCGCTTAAGGCTTGCGAATGATCCGCTAGAGTTACTGGCGGTAGATGGACCGGCTAACCAGCAAAAAAGTGATGCCGACGCCGCAACCTGGTTGCCGTCAAACAAGCCGTTTCGTTGTCAATATGTCGCTCGTCAAATTGCCGTCAAGGCGAAATACCACCTGTGGATGACACAGGCGGAGCACGATGCTATAGCTGGAATCTTATCAAGGTGTCCGGGTCAGCCATTGCCGATGGCTTGA